Proteins encoded within one genomic window of Clupea harengus unplaced genomic scaffold, Ch_v2.0.2, whole genome shotgun sequence:
- the LOC122131123 gene encoding P2X purinoceptor 5-like, protein GAAIGILINWNCNLDTGSSQCHPKYSFTRLDTSISSVTSGYNFRYARYYKNAAEQSYRTLYKVYGIRFDIMVHGKAGKFSIIPTLINIGSGLALLGAGSFLCDLVLLYIMKNRAYYKERKFESIKPDPSRNDTCTRDEAQEEDSRELQQLTSLKLQANSSKDAEASA, encoded by the exons GGTGCAGCGATTGGGATCCTGATCAACTGGAACTGCAATCTGGACACTGGTTCGTCCCAGTGCCATCCCAAATACAGCTTCACCCGTCTGGACACCTCCATCAGCTCTGTCACTTCAGGCTACAATTTCAG ATATGCCCGCTATTACAAGAATGCTGCTGAACAGTCCTACAGGACTTTATATAAGGTGTATGGAATTCGTTTCGACATCATGGTTCATGGAAAG GCAGGGAAGTTCAGTATCATCCCCACCTTAATTAACATTGGATCAGGACTTGCTCTACTGGGTGCT GGGAGTTTCCTCTGTGACTTGGTTTTGCTTTACATCATGAAAAACAGAGCATActacaaagaaagaaagtttgAGTCTATAAAGCCTGACCCCTCCAG GAATGATACCTGTACACGAGATGAAGCTCAGGAGGAAGATTCACGTGAGCTGCAACAACTCACTAGTCTGAAGCTACAGGCAAACTCCTCAAAGGACGCGGAGGCTTCAGCCTGA